One Sphaerisporangium krabiense DNA segment encodes these proteins:
- a CDS encoding tetratricopeptide repeat protein — protein sequence MRARPGHLWVHGGTSRDRRRVLDGLGLPGWPVPVLDAHRRPRGPYGFGGALLQALVPAALARAPGVVAAHDIEIRAAAPDLRDRVPARRAPLYTRLPDEERILVPAPRRTLRIANGIAELIRDCGVRLRTVVADNVDEADETDRELLQTLARRFDPDRVTIVACSYEAPPDWFMGHAIKADLSVEGKSGDLAGRYVASDGALDDPRALAAYHALSPEERARLHDGRADLLAATGGRSSHLGAIPYHREHGSDPSGAGVEALWAALDHCLGEGFLDAAADFGLRGLALAEPATGRWWNLIQGAATALAGIGRRDEARDLYERARRTSLDPEVHSASAYGAAMLDARHPDPARRDIGRAQGWVNEAIAISTLLPDRTVRAFKLGFDLNGKALIEMRAGRPDQALTLVESAIKLAETDLPPGRHLVHRMILHANRAQLLGVLGHPEEALEDLDTAVAMDPDYPDYHLDRGNLLFQMGRTDDALADYDAAIRLSPPLPEGHYNRAQVLLAVGDLGRARADLDRVLELDPAYLDAYINRAGLLAELGLDEAARADVTAGLSLAPGNPHLLCVLGQLETSAEDFTRAREAFDAALASAPALVAAWAGRAGLRYETGDLDGAVADLSRAIELGEDAALYFNRAVARRGLGREAEALADLRRAHDLDPEDQDVVTALREA from the coding sequence CCCGGCGTCGTGGCGGCGCACGACATCGAGATCCGAGCGGCGGCACCCGATCTGCGCGACCGGGTGCCCGCCCGCCGTGCCCCGCTCTACACCCGGCTGCCGGACGAGGAGCGCATCCTCGTGCCCGCCCCGCGCCGCACGCTGCGGATCGCGAACGGTATCGCCGAACTCATCCGGGACTGCGGCGTACGGCTCCGGACGGTCGTGGCGGACAACGTGGACGAGGCCGACGAGACCGATCGCGAACTTCTCCAGACGCTCGCGCGGCGTTTCGATCCGGACCGTGTGACGATTGTCGCGTGCTCGTATGAAGCGCCGCCGGATTGGTTTATGGGACATGCGATAAAAGCCGATTTATCGGTCGAGGGGAAATCGGGCGATCTCGCGGGCCGATATGTCGCCTCCGACGGCGCCCTGGACGATCCGCGCGCCCTCGCCGCCTACCACGCGCTGTCCCCGGAGGAGCGCGCCCGCCTGCACGACGGCCGTGCCGACCTGCTGGCCGCCACCGGCGGGCGGTCCTCCCATCTAGGGGCGATTCCCTACCACCGCGAGCACGGGAGCGACCCCTCCGGAGCCGGCGTCGAGGCGCTGTGGGCGGCCCTCGACCACTGCCTCGGCGAGGGGTTCCTGGACGCCGCCGCCGATTTCGGGCTGCGCGGGCTGGCACTGGCCGAACCCGCCACGGGCCGCTGGTGGAACCTCATCCAGGGCGCGGCCACCGCGCTGGCCGGGATCGGCCGCAGGGACGAGGCGCGGGACCTGTACGAGCGGGCCCGCCGCACGAGCCTGGACCCCGAGGTCCACTCGGCGTCGGCCTACGGCGCCGCGATGCTGGACGCGCGGCACCCCGACCCCGCGCGCCGCGACATCGGCCGAGCCCAGGGCTGGGTCAACGAGGCCATCGCGATCTCGACGCTGCTGCCCGACCGGACCGTGCGGGCCTTCAAGCTCGGCTTCGACCTCAACGGCAAGGCCCTGATCGAGATGCGCGCCGGCCGGCCCGACCAGGCGCTGACGCTGGTGGAGTCGGCCATCAAGCTCGCCGAGACGGACCTGCCCCCCGGCAGGCACCTCGTCCACCGCATGATCCTGCACGCCAACCGCGCGCAGCTCCTCGGCGTGCTGGGGCACCCGGAGGAGGCCCTGGAGGACCTGGACACCGCGGTGGCCATGGACCCCGACTACCCGGACTACCACCTGGACCGCGGCAACCTGCTGTTCCAGATGGGCCGCACGGACGACGCGCTCGCCGACTACGACGCCGCGATCCGGCTCAGCCCGCCCCTGCCCGAGGGCCACTACAACCGCGCGCAGGTCCTGCTGGCCGTGGGCGACCTCGGACGCGCCCGCGCCGACCTGGACCGTGTGCTGGAGCTCGACCCCGCCTACCTGGACGCCTACATCAACCGGGCGGGCCTGCTGGCCGAGCTCGGACTGGACGAGGCCGCCAGGGCCGATGTCACGGCCGGGCTCTCCCTGGCCCCGGGCAACCCGCACCTGCTCTGCGTGCTCGGCCAGCTCGAAACCTCGGCGGAGGACTTCACCCGGGCGCGCGAGGCTTTCGACGCGGCACTGGCGTCCGCGCCCGCCCTCGTCGCGGCCTGGGCGGGCCGCGCGGGCCTGCGATACGAGACCGGGGACCTCGACGGCGCGGTGGCGGACCTGTCCCGCGCGATCGAGCTGGGCGAGGACGCTGCCCTCTATTTCAACCGGGCCGTCGCGCGCAGAGGGCTCGGCAGGGAGGCCGAGGCGCTGGCCGACCTGCGCCGCGCCCACGACCTCGACCCGGAGGACCAGGACGTCGTCACGGCCCTGCGCGAGGCCTGA
- a CDS encoding HNH endonuclease — protein MRQVLLLNATFEPLTTLNLHRAVVLVIREKADVVHRDGRGAVLRSASRTVDVPSVIRLRRYVRIPYRSRIPLTRAALMRRDDYRCAYCGQRAETIDHVLPRSRGGLHTWENCVASCMQCNHRKADRLLEEIGWSLRVAPVVPRGVHWRLIGAQFDGDPQWAPYLAETAA, from the coding sequence ATGCGCCAGGTCCTGCTGCTGAACGCCACCTTCGAGCCGTTGACCACCCTCAACCTGCACCGGGCCGTCGTGCTCGTGATCAGGGAGAAGGCCGATGTCGTGCACCGTGACGGGCGGGGCGCCGTGCTCCGCTCCGCCTCGCGCACGGTGGACGTGCCATCGGTCATCAGGCTCCGGCGATATGTCCGCATTCCTTACCGCTCGCGCATCCCGCTGACCCGGGCCGCGCTCATGCGCAGGGACGACTACCGGTGCGCGTACTGCGGTCAGCGCGCGGAGACGATCGACCACGTCCTGCCCCGGTCCAGGGGCGGGCTCCACACGTGGGAGAACTGCGTCGCCTCGTGCATGCAGTGCAACCACCGCAAGGCGGACCGCCTGCTGGAAGAGATCGGCTGGTCGCTGCGCGTCGCGCCCGTGGTGCCGCGAGGCGTCCACTGGCGGCTCATCGGGGCGCAGTTCGACGGCGACCCCCAGTGGGCGCCCTATCTCGCCGAGACGGCCGCCTGA
- the purU gene encoding formyltetrahydrofolate deformylase codes for MSAEFVLTLSCPDRPGVVAAVSGVLAAHGCNITESQQFGDPFAGRFFMRVQFTSTLPEDELRAAFAALVPELAMEFRLHDLAVKPRVLVMVSKLGHCLNDLLYRTRSGLLDIEIVGVVSNHPDMRPLTQSYGIDYHHLPITPETKQRQEAEILTLVEYYRADLVVLARYMQVLSEELCAKLTGKVINIHHSFLPSFKGAKPYHQAYSRGVKLIGATAHYVTADLDEGPIIEQEVARVDHTHSPDDLAAMGRDVERLALARAVRWHAEQRVVLDGHKTIVFQR; via the coding sequence GTGAGCGCGGAGTTCGTACTGACCTTGTCGTGTCCGGACCGGCCGGGCGTGGTGGCCGCCGTCTCCGGGGTCCTGGCCGCGCACGGCTGCAACATCACCGAGAGCCAGCAGTTCGGCGACCCGTTCGCCGGGCGCTTCTTCATGCGCGTCCAGTTCACCTCCACCCTCCCCGAGGACGAGCTCCGGGCGGCGTTCGCCGCGCTGGTCCCCGAGCTGGCGATGGAGTTCCGGCTGCACGATCTCGCGGTGAAGCCCCGCGTGCTCGTGATGGTGAGCAAGCTCGGCCACTGCCTGAACGACCTGCTGTACCGCACGCGCTCGGGGCTGCTGGACATCGAGATCGTCGGCGTCGTCTCCAACCACCCCGACATGCGCCCGCTCACCCAGTCGTACGGCATCGACTACCACCACCTGCCGATCACGCCCGAGACCAAGCAGCGCCAGGAGGCCGAGATCCTCACGCTGGTGGAGTACTACCGCGCCGACCTGGTGGTGCTGGCCCGGTACATGCAGGTCCTGTCGGAGGAGCTGTGCGCCAAGCTCACCGGCAAGGTGATCAACATCCACCACTCGTTCCTGCCGTCGTTCAAGGGCGCCAAGCCCTACCACCAGGCGTACTCGCGCGGGGTCAAGCTGATCGGCGCGACCGCGCACTACGTGACCGCCGATCTGGACGAGGGGCCGATCATCGAGCAGGAGGTCGCCCGCGTGGACCACACGCACTCGCCCGACGACCTCGCCGCGATGGGCAGGGACGTCGAGCGGCTGGCGCTCGCCCGGGCCGTCCGCTGGCACGCGGAGCAGCGCGTGGTGCTGGACGGCCACAAGACGATCGTCTTCCAGAGGTAG
- a CDS encoding NUDIX hydrolase, which produces MGISDRPAARVVCVDGWGRVLLLHWHDVVSGRTFWEPPGGGIDPGETPLEAARRELAEETGLPGDAVIDMWVPVERDYHWLGVHYVKVEPFYLARFAGTPRVAPATLTHEERDTLLGHAWHTLDEIAALPDALEPPTLVEVTRLLCDPQG; this is translated from the coding sequence ATGGGGATCAGCGACCGGCCGGCCGCGCGGGTGGTGTGCGTGGACGGGTGGGGACGGGTGCTGCTGCTCCACTGGCATGACGTCGTCAGCGGCCGGACGTTCTGGGAGCCGCCGGGCGGCGGGATCGATCCCGGGGAGACTCCGCTAGAGGCCGCGCGCAGGGAACTCGCGGAGGAGACCGGCCTCCCCGGCGACGCGGTGATCGACATGTGGGTGCCGGTCGAGCGCGACTACCACTGGCTCGGCGTCCACTACGTCAAGGTGGAGCCGTTCTACCTCGCCCGCTTCGCCGGCACCCCGCGGGTCGCCCCGGCCACGCTGACCCACGAGGAGCGGGACACCCTCCTCGGTCACGCCTGGCACACCCTGGACGAGATCGCGGCCCTGCCCGATGCCCTCGAACCGCCCACTCTCGTGGAGGTCACGCGCCTGCTGTGCGACCCGCAGGGGTGA
- a CDS encoding nuclease-related domain-containing protein: MSDRSSEPKSRPSAPEATYTPIERVSLAGLLQQPRYRHLRVRALIAAGAALLVGIPMWSWRLGLVAAIIAAIADTVYRARTSSSVAPWRRASAAERRTEAQLKKLERNGYLTLHARGFPGSDAQIDHLVVGPTGVYAVDSEKWDKRLPVRVQSHRKLFHGPFNQKPRLDEARWEASQAGELIGKALGREITVVPSLAIYGPAIPWKILNIREVDVFDGSRTRKWITNRERSLTDEEIEQIFAAAEQVLPARYPEN; encoded by the coding sequence GTGAGTGACCGTTCCTCGGAGCCGAAATCTCGGCCTTCAGCTCCCGAGGCGACCTATACGCCCATCGAGCGCGTCTCCCTCGCCGGGTTGCTCCAGCAGCCCAGATACCGGCATCTGCGGGTGCGCGCCCTCATCGCCGCCGGCGCGGCGCTGCTGGTGGGCATACCCATGTGGAGCTGGCGCCTCGGGCTGGTCGCCGCGATCATCGCCGCGATCGCCGACACGGTCTACCGCGCGCGCACGTCGTCCTCGGTCGCGCCCTGGCGGCGCGCCTCGGCGGCCGAGCGGCGCACCGAGGCCCAGCTGAAGAAGCTGGAGCGCAACGGCTACCTCACGCTGCACGCGCGCGGCTTCCCCGGCAGCGACGCCCAGATCGACCACCTGGTCGTCGGGCCCACCGGCGTGTACGCGGTCGACTCCGAGAAGTGGGACAAGCGCCTGCCCGTCCGGGTCCAGTCGCACCGCAAGCTCTTCCACGGGCCCTTCAACCAGAAGCCGCGCCTGGACGAGGCCCGCTGGGAGGCCTCGCAGGCCGGCGAGCTGATCGGCAAGGCACTCGGCCGCGAGATCACCGTCGTGCCGTCCCTGGCCATCTACGGCCCCGCCATCCCCTGGAAGATCCTCAACATCCGCGAGGTGGACGTCTTCGACGGCTCGCGGACGCGCAAGTGGATCACCAACCGCGAGCGCTCCCTCACCGACGAGGAGATCGAGCAGATCTTCGCCGCGGCCGAGCAGGTGCTGCCCGCGCGCTACCCCGAGAACTGA
- a CDS encoding FmdB family zinc ribbon protein — translation MPRYDYRCRACGSTFELSRPMSAAGDAAVCPQGHDDTVKLLSTVAVTGGAQAPRSAGGGCCGGGCCG, via the coding sequence ATGCCGCGTTATGACTACCGCTGCCGCGCCTGCGGATCGACCTTCGAGCTCTCGCGCCCCATGTCCGCCGCGGGCGACGCCGCCGTCTGCCCGCAGGGCCACGACGACACGGTCAAACTGCTGTCGACGGTCGCCGTCACGGGCGGCGCGCAGGCCCCCCGGTCCGCCGGGGGAGGCTGCTGCGGCGGCGGGTGCTGCGGCTGA
- a CDS encoding prolyl oligopeptidase family serine peptidase: MTRVPYPNARRDSVVDHYHGTPVPDPYRWLEGAEDPATKEWLEAQGELFAKAMAASPLRDTFRERIAELVRSGTVGPPAWRGDRRFFMRREPDQEHAVLYTVGPDEVEHVLLDPMAFDSSGLTTIDSWQPDKEGRRLAYQISVGGDEESRLHVIDIATGERLDGPIDRCRYSPIAWLPGGEAFYYVRRLHPGEVPGGEEQYHRRVYLHRLGTPTDEDVMIFGEGMEKTNYYGISVSRDGRWLTVSASRGTAPRNDVWVADLAASPLESPRFVTVQEGVDAQTALLFGRDGLLYVFTDRDAPRGRMCVTSPDAPAYEGWRELVPEDPEAVLTDFAILDDLERPVMLVGWTRHAISEISVHDLTTGEKVGEVPTPGLGAIGGITERPEGGHEAWFGYTDHTTPPSIQRYDARTGETTLWAASPGAVELPEVTTEQVVYHSADGTEVHMIVVSRPGEGPRPTILYGYGGFGLSMTPGFSGATLAWVEAGGVYAIAQLRGGGEQGEQWHRAGMLAHKQNVFDDLHAAAEHLIATGVTTPDRLAISGGSNGGLLVGAALTQRPELYAAVACSAPLLDMVRYEKFGLGATWNVEYGTVDDPQEFSWLWGYSPYHHVREGVRYPATLFMVFGSDTRVHPLHAWKMCAALQHAQAPDGPPILLRNESEVGHGARAVSRSVDLMADQYAFLAQHTGLTG, from the coding sequence ATGACGCGAGTGCCGTACCCGAACGCACGCCGTGACTCCGTGGTCGACCACTATCACGGCACGCCCGTGCCCGATCCGTACCGCTGGCTGGAGGGCGCGGAGGATCCCGCGACCAAGGAGTGGCTCGAGGCGCAGGGCGAGCTGTTCGCCAAGGCCATGGCCGCGTCACCCCTGCGGGACACCTTTCGCGAGCGCATCGCCGAGCTGGTCCGCTCCGGCACGGTCGGCCCACCGGCCTGGCGCGGCGACCGCCGCTTCTTCATGCGCCGCGAGCCCGACCAGGAGCATGCCGTGCTCTACACCGTCGGCCCCGACGAGGTCGAGCACGTCCTGCTCGACCCGATGGCGTTCGACTCCTCCGGCCTGACCACGATCGACTCCTGGCAGCCGGACAAGGAGGGCCGGCGCCTGGCGTACCAGATCTCGGTGGGCGGCGACGAGGAGTCCCGGCTGCACGTCATCGACATCGCGACCGGCGAGCGGCTGGACGGCCCGATCGACCGCTGCCGCTACTCCCCCATCGCCTGGCTGCCGGGCGGCGAGGCGTTCTACTACGTCCGCCGGCTCCACCCCGGCGAGGTCCCCGGAGGCGAGGAGCAGTACCACCGCCGCGTCTACCTGCACCGCCTCGGCACGCCCACCGACGAGGACGTCATGATCTTCGGCGAGGGCATGGAGAAGACCAACTACTACGGCATCTCGGTGTCCCGGGACGGCCGGTGGCTGACGGTCTCGGCGTCGCGGGGCACCGCGCCGCGCAACGACGTCTGGGTCGCCGACCTCGCCGCCTCGCCCCTGGAGTCCCCCCGGTTCGTCACCGTCCAGGAGGGGGTGGACGCGCAGACGGCGCTGCTGTTCGGCCGTGACGGCCTGCTGTACGTCTTCACCGACCGCGACGCCCCGCGCGGCCGCATGTGCGTGACCTCCCCGGACGCCCCGGCCTACGAGGGCTGGCGCGAGCTCGTCCCCGAGGACCCCGAGGCCGTGCTCACCGACTTCGCGATCCTGGACGACCTGGAGCGCCCGGTCATGCTGGTGGGCTGGACCCGCCACGCCATCAGCGAGATCTCCGTGCACGACCTGACCACCGGCGAGAAGGTCGGCGAGGTCCCCACTCCCGGCCTCGGCGCGATCGGCGGCATCACCGAGCGTCCCGAGGGCGGTCACGAGGCCTGGTTCGGCTACACCGACCACACCACTCCCCCGAGCATCCAGCGCTACGACGCCCGCACCGGCGAGACCACGCTGTGGGCGGCGTCCCCCGGCGCCGTGGAGCTGCCCGAGGTCACCACCGAGCAGGTCGTGTACCACTCCGCCGACGGCACCGAGGTCCACATGATCGTGGTGTCCCGGCCCGGCGAGGGGCCCCGCCCGACCATCCTGTACGGCTACGGCGGCTTCGGCCTGTCCATGACGCCGGGCTTCTCCGGGGCCACCCTGGCCTGGGTCGAGGCCGGCGGGGTCTACGCCATCGCCCAGCTGCGCGGCGGCGGCGAGCAGGGCGAGCAGTGGCACCGCGCGGGCATGCTCGCCCACAAGCAGAACGTCTTCGACGACCTGCACGCCGCGGCCGAGCACCTGATCGCCACCGGGGTCACCACCCCGGACCGGCTCGCGATCTCCGGGGGCTCCAACGGCGGGCTGCTGGTCGGCGCGGCCCTCACCCAGCGCCCCGAGCTGTACGCCGCCGTGGCGTGCTCGGCGCCGCTGCTGGACATGGTCAGGTACGAGAAGTTCGGCCTCGGCGCCACCTGGAACGTCGAGTACGGCACCGTCGACGACCCGCAGGAGTTCTCCTGGCTGTGGGGTTACTCGCCGTACCACCACGTCCGCGAGGGCGTGCGCTACCCGGCGACGCTGTTCATGGTCTTCGGCTCCGACACCCGGGTGCATCCTCTGCACGCCTGGAAGATGTGCGCCGCCCTCCAGCATGCCCAGGCGCCGGACGGCCCGCCGATCCTGCTGCGCAACGAGAGCGAGGTGGGCCACGGGGCCCGGGCGGTCAGCCGCTCGGTCGACCTGATGGCCGACCAGTACGCCTTCCTGGCCCAGCACACCGGGCTCACCGGCTGA
- the ilvD gene encoding dihydroxy-acid dehydratase: MPALRSRTVTHGRNMAGARALLRATGVAGSDFGKPIVAVANSFTQFVPGHVHLREVADVVAGAVREAGAIPREFNTIAVDDGIAMGHGGMLYSLPSRELIADAVEYMVNAHCADALVCVSNCDKITPGMLLAAFRLNIPTVFVSGGPMEAGKTPGRKLDLIDPMIAAADDAVSDAELLEMEENACPTCGSCSGMFTANSMNCLTEALGLALPGNGTTLATHTARKALFEKAGRQVVEIARRYYEQDDASVLPRAIATRDAFENAMALDVAMGGSTNTILHLLAAAREAGVDFGLKEINELSLRVPCLCKVAPATAKYHVEDVHRAGGIPAILGELDRAGLLHRDAHSVHASSLTEFLGAWDPQSPGVTEEALELWHAAPGNVRTVKAYSQDARWDSLDLDRAEGCVRDLEHAYTRDGGLAVLYGNISPDGAIVKTAGVDESIWRFSGPAVVFESQEDAVDGILGGKVSAGDVVVIRYEGPKGGPGMQEMLYPTSFLKGKGLGKACALVTDGRFSGGTSGLSIGHASPEAAEGGVIALVEDGDLIEIDIPGRSMELRVPETELAARRERLLSSLGGYRPRERTRPVSAALQAYAALTTSASTGASRDLSQLSR, encoded by the coding sequence ATGCCGGCCCTCAGGTCACGCACGGTCACTCACGGCAGGAACATGGCGGGCGCCCGCGCCCTCCTCCGGGCCACGGGCGTGGCCGGCTCCGACTTCGGCAAGCCGATCGTCGCGGTGGCCAACAGCTTCACCCAGTTCGTCCCCGGCCACGTCCATCTGCGCGAGGTCGCCGACGTGGTCGCCGGCGCCGTCCGCGAGGCCGGGGCCATCCCCCGCGAGTTCAACACCATCGCCGTCGACGACGGCATCGCCATGGGCCACGGGGGCATGCTCTACTCCCTGCCCTCCCGCGAGCTGATCGCCGACGCCGTCGAGTACATGGTGAACGCCCACTGCGCCGACGCGCTGGTCTGCGTCTCCAACTGCGACAAGATCACCCCGGGCATGCTGCTGGCCGCGTTCCGGCTCAACATCCCGACCGTCTTCGTCTCCGGCGGCCCCATGGAGGCCGGCAAGACCCCCGGCCGCAAGCTCGACCTCATCGACCCGATGATCGCCGCGGCCGACGACGCCGTCTCCGACGCCGAGCTCCTCGAGATGGAGGAGAACGCCTGCCCCACCTGCGGCTCGTGCAGCGGCATGTTCACCGCCAACTCCATGAACTGTCTCACCGAGGCGCTCGGCCTGGCCCTGCCGGGCAACGGCACCACCCTCGCCACCCACACGGCGCGCAAGGCCCTGTTCGAGAAGGCCGGGCGCCAGGTCGTCGAGATCGCCCGCCGCTACTACGAGCAGGACGACGCGTCGGTGCTGCCGCGCGCCATCGCCACCCGCGACGCCTTCGAGAACGCCATGGCGCTGGACGTCGCCATGGGCGGCTCGACCAACACCATCCTCCACCTGCTGGCCGCGGCCCGTGAGGCCGGCGTGGACTTCGGCCTCAAAGAGATCAACGAGCTGTCGCTGCGCGTCCCCTGCCTGTGCAAGGTCGCGCCCGCCACGGCGAAGTACCACGTCGAGGACGTGCACCGCGCCGGCGGCATCCCGGCCATCCTGGGCGAGCTGGACCGCGCGGGTCTGCTCCACCGCGACGCCCACAGCGTGCACGCCTCCTCCCTGACCGAGTTCCTCGGCGCCTGGGACCCGCAGTCCCCCGGCGTCACCGAGGAGGCCCTGGAGCTGTGGCACGCCGCCCCCGGCAACGTGCGCACGGTCAAGGCCTACTCGCAGGACGCCCGGTGGGACTCCCTGGACCTGGACCGCGCCGAGGGCTGCGTCCGCGACCTGGAGCACGCCTACACCCGCGACGGCGGCCTGGCCGTCCTGTACGGCAACATCTCGCCCGACGGCGCCATCGTCAAGACGGCGGGCGTCGACGAGTCGATCTGGCGGTTCAGCGGCCCCGCGGTGGTGTTCGAGTCGCAGGAGGACGCCGTCGACGGCATCCTGGGCGGCAAGGTGTCGGCGGGCGACGTCGTGGTGATCCGCTACGAGGGCCCCAAGGGCGGCCCCGGCATGCAGGAGATGCTCTACCCGACCAGCTTCCTGAAGGGCAAGGGTCTCGGCAAGGCGTGCGCGCTGGTCACCGACGGCCGCTTCTCCGGCGGCACCTCCGGCCTGTCCATCGGCCACGCCTCCCCCGAGGCCGCCGAGGGCGGCGTCATCGCGCTGGTCGAGGACGGCGACCTCATCGAGATCGACATCCCCGGGCGGAGCATGGAGCTGCGGGTCCCCGAGACCGAGCTGGCCGCGCGGCGCGAGCGCCTGCTGTCGTCCCTGGGCGGCTACCGCCCGCGCGAGCGCACCCGCCCGGTGAGCGCCGCCCTGCAGGCCTACGCCGCGCTCACGACCTCGGCCTCCACGGGCGCGTCCCGCGACCTGTCCCAGCTCTCCCGCTGA
- a CDS encoding helix-turn-helix transcriptional regulator codes for MANVTTPPLTTAEIAALALSLAHLGEGPQAVTARRGLRSVFEQLALDDEVVAETLDTLTTPLPPDVARRARTIAGAVTGRQVVRLHYRDASGRVSSRDVEPVTCLVHRDHWYLVGWCRTAAGIRAFRFDRIVAVEPTLVPARAHRAERYLPFQRRRAA; via the coding sequence ATGGCAAACGTCACCACGCCCCCTTTGACGACCGCCGAAATCGCCGCTCTCGCCCTGTCTCTGGCCCATCTGGGCGAGGGTCCCCAGGCGGTGACCGCCCGCCGGGGCCTGCGCTCGGTTTTCGAACAGCTGGCCCTCGACGACGAGGTCGTGGCCGAGACGCTCGACACCCTGACCACTCCCCTGCCCCCGGACGTCGCCCGGCGCGCCCGCACGATCGCGGGCGCCGTGACCGGCCGTCAGGTGGTGCGCCTGCACTACCGCGACGCCTCCGGGCGGGTGAGCTCGCGCGACGTCGAGCCCGTCACCTGCCTGGTGCACCGGGACCACTGGTACCTGGTGGGCTGGTGCCGCACGGCGGCCGGCATCAGGGCGTTCCGGTTCGACCGCATCGTGGCGGTGGAGCCGACGCTGGTCCCCGCGCGGGCGCACCGCGCCGAGCGCTACCTGCCCTTCCAGCGGAGAAGGGCAGCGTGA